From the genome of Spinacia oleracea cultivar Varoflay chromosome 2, BTI_SOV_V1, whole genome shotgun sequence, one region includes:
- the LOC110794125 gene encoding protein DWD HYPERSENSITIVE TO UV-B 1 isoform X3 gives MGRMKIFQHDPCILEFSLDHLKDCDFLPLFELFMDIDDSLIREVDIHNKTLCVMNGGYVLALLRALNKKLRAVHLNDLSLEKGFLRDLSKRGLTCKELNLRSSHLRQLNVTGSFIQLQTLNLDFNTSLTSLQENCFSCMPILKHLSVCATRVSNLWTTAAALSKLPSLIELRFQNCLCCNNTGHCPKSSAQRAQDNNWSGYYVRASSRHSLLINQPYSHSEEMFLDTSVIEDASLTENAHWPREDISEDYEVDAPNGYQELSFPEFLSNALNNFDLLNNNVPVHPWILSTEDGDFSARSFYSSQAQSLDDSGKKKYLTHHPSPICFEKHYRDYIIASLPQLQVLDNLPVNDTDKESAKFSFSKCFEYLPYRRRKKESIVSILNKRETNSSGTYLCKNKRSSLYVKSPQYHCRSLGAAKVGASAWPLLHPLSTSGYVFGDENKSFRPRQFEYNPSDSGLMAFGTLDGEVVVVNHENAKIFSYIPCLGAMNSVLGLCWLKRYPSKLIAGSDNGSLRLYDVQHWQAAVTGRNCNASGFAFDDFDQLTSVHVNATDELFIASGYSKNVALYDINTGKRLNMFSDMHQQHINVVKFSNHSPSVFATSSFDQDVKMWDLRQGPFQPCFKATSSHGNVMVCFSPDDLYLLVSAVDNEVKQLSAIDGRLLLDFEISSTGSSQNYTRSYYMNGRDYIISGSCDENIVRICCAQTGRRLRDISLEGRGSGASMFVQSLRGDPFRDFNMSILAAYMRPSSKSEIIKVNLLASNDSSSDPSEDETYLPSFGMGG, from the exons ATG GGTAGGATGAAAATTTTCCAACATGACCCATGTATTCTCGAGTTTTCCTTGGACCATCTGAAGGACTGTGATTTTCTTCCTCTTTTTGAGCTGTTCATGGACATTGATGACTCTCTCATTCGCGAGGTTGACATTCATAATAAAACCCTATGTGTTATGAATGGAGGTTATGTACTGGCTCTGTTGCGTGCATTGAACAAGAAGCTTCGCGCTGTTCATTTGAATGATCTGTCTCTAGAAAAGGGTTTCTTGAG GGATTTGTCTAAAAGGGGTTTGACCTGCAAAGAGCTAAACCTGAGATCTTCGCACCTAAGGCAACTGAACGTTACTGGAAGTTTTATCCAACTACAGACTCTTAATCTTGATTTTAATACTTCATTGACTAGCCTCCAGGAGAATTGTTTTTCCTGTATGCCAATTTTAAAGCACTTGTCAGTGTGTGCAACAAGGGTTTCTAATCTTTGGACAACTGCGGCTGCTTTGTCAAAGCTTCCTTCTCTAATTGAACTTCGTTTTCAGAATTGCTTGTGCTGTAATAATACGGGTCATTGTCCTAAATCATCTGCTCAAAGGGCCCAAGATAATAATTGGAGTGGATACTATGTAAGAGCATCGTCAAGACACAGTCTACTGATTAATCAACCTTATTCACACTCAGAAGAGATGTTTCTAGATACATCTGTGATTGAAGATGCAAGTTTAACTGAGAATGCTCACTGGCCAAGAGAAGATATCTCAGAAGATTATGAAGTTGATGCACCGAATGGCTATCAAGAGCTTAGTTTTCCTGAATTTTTGTCCAACGCTCTCAACAACTTCGATCTTTTGAACAACAATGTG CCGGTTCATCCGTGGATACTTTCAACTGAAGATGGAGATTTCTCAGCAAGAAGCTTTTACAGTAGTCAAGCTCAGTCTTTAGATGACTCTGGGAAAAAGAAGTACTTGACTCATCATCCTTCACCAATTTGCTTTGAGAAACATTACAGGGATTACATCATAGCTTCACTTCCTCAGTTGCAAGTTTTAGATAATTTACCTGTAAATGACACCGACAAGGAAAGTGCAAAGTTTAGTTTTTCTAAATGTTTTGAGTACTTACCGTACAGAAGAAGGAAAAAAGAGAGTATCGTTAGCATCTTAAACAAGCGTGAAACTAATAGTAGTGGGACTTATTTGTGTAAGAATAAGCGATCCTCTCTTTATGTGAAGTCTCCTCAATATCATTGTAGATCTCTTGGGGCTGCTAAAGTGGGTGCTTCGGCATGGCCTTTGTTGCATCCTCTTTCAACTTCGGGTTATGTTTTTGGAGATGAAAATAAAAGTTTCCGTCCTCGTCAATTCGAGTACAATCCATCTGACTCAGGCCTAATGGCCTTTGGAACTCTTGACGGTGAAGTTGTTGTTGTGAACCATGAGAATGCTAAGATCTTTAGCTACATACCATGTTTGGGAGCAATGAATAGTGTCCTAGGCCTTTGCTGGCTCAAAAGGTACCCCTCAAAG CTCATTGCTGGGTCTGATAATGGTTCATTGAGATTGTATGATGTCCAACATTGGCAAGCAGCAGTCACAGGAAGAAATTGCAATGCTAGTGGCTTTGCGTTTGATGACTTTGATCAACTTACTTCTGTTCATGTAAACGCAActgatgaattatttattgccAGTGGATATTCAAAGAATGTAGCCTTGTACGACATCAACACTGGAAAACGCTTGAATATGTTCAGTGATATGCATCAACAGCATATTAATGTTGTCAAGTTTTCTAACCATTCTCCATCTGTGTTTGCTACTTCGTCATTTGATCAAGATGTCAAAATGTGGGATCTAAGGCAAGGACCATTTCAGCCTTGCTTTAAAGCGACAAGCAGCCACGGAAATGTGATGGTCTGCTTTTCGCCAGATGATCTTTATCTTCTTGTATCAGCTGTTGACAACGAG GTTAAGCAGCTTTCAGCAATAGATGGAAGGCTCCTGTTAGATTTTGAGATATCTTCAACAGGAAGTTCTCAGAATTACACTCGTTCATATTACATGAATGGAAGGGACTATATTATTAGTGGGAGCTGTGATGAGAACATAGTTCGTATTTGCTGCGCTCAAACAGGTCGAAGACTCCGTGATATATCTTTGGAG GGTAGGGGATCAGGCGCTTCCATGTTTGTGCAGTCCTTGAGAGGTGATCCTTTTAGA GATTTTAATATGAGCATTTTAGCAGCTTATATGCGTCCAAGCTCGAAGTCTGAAATCATCAAG GTGAACTTGTTGGCATCAAATGACAGCAGCTCTGACCCCTCAGAAGATGAGACTTATCTTCCATCCTTTGGTATGGGAGGCTGA
- the LOC110794125 gene encoding protein DWD HYPERSENSITIVE TO UV-B 1 isoform X2, with translation MLVRGMGFYLIKAFVHHSLWMKIFQHDPCILEFSLDHLKDCDFLPLFELFMDIDDSLIREVDIHNKTLCVMNGGYVLALLRALNKKLRAVHLNDLSLEKGFLRDLSKRGLTCKELNLRSSHLRQLNVTGSFIQLQTLNLDFNTSLTSLQENCFSCMPILKHLSVCATRVSNLWTTAAALSKLPSLIELRFQNCLCCNNTGHCPKSSAQRAQDNNWSGYYVRASSRHSLLINQPYSHSEEMFLDTSVIEDASLTENAHWPREDISEDYEVDAPNGYQELSFPEFLSNALNNFDLLNNNVPVHPWILSTEDGDFSARSFYSSQAQSLDDSGKKKYLTHHPSPICFEKHYRDYIIASLPQLQVLDNLPVNDTDKESAKFSFSKCFEYLPYRRRKKESIVSILNKRETNSSGTYLCKNKRSSLYVKSPQYHCRSLGAAKVGASAWPLLHPLSTSGYVFGDENKSFRPRQFEYNPSDSGLMAFGTLDGEVVVVNHENAKIFSYIPCLGAMNSVLGLCWLKRYPSKLIAGSDNGSLRLYDVQHWQAAVTGRNCNASGFAFDDFDQLTSVHVNATDELFIASGYSKNVALYDINTGKRLNMFSDMHQQHINVVKFSNHSPSVFATSSFDQDVKMWDLRQGPFQPCFKATSSHGNVMVCFSPDDLYLLVSAVDNEVKQLSAIDGRLLLDFEISSTGSSQNYTRSYYMNGRDYIISGSCDENIVRICCAQTGRRLRDISLEGRGSGASMFVQSLRGDPFRDFNMSILAAYMRPSSKSEIIKVNLLASNDSSSDPSEDETYLPSFGMGG, from the exons ATGCTTGTAAGAGGCATGGGATTTTACCTAATAAAGGCATTTGTTCATCACTCTTTATG GATGAAAATTTTCCAACATGACCCATGTATTCTCGAGTTTTCCTTGGACCATCTGAAGGACTGTGATTTTCTTCCTCTTTTTGAGCTGTTCATGGACATTGATGACTCTCTCATTCGCGAGGTTGACATTCATAATAAAACCCTATGTGTTATGAATGGAGGTTATGTACTGGCTCTGTTGCGTGCATTGAACAAGAAGCTTCGCGCTGTTCATTTGAATGATCTGTCTCTAGAAAAGGGTTTCTTGAG GGATTTGTCTAAAAGGGGTTTGACCTGCAAAGAGCTAAACCTGAGATCTTCGCACCTAAGGCAACTGAACGTTACTGGAAGTTTTATCCAACTACAGACTCTTAATCTTGATTTTAATACTTCATTGACTAGCCTCCAGGAGAATTGTTTTTCCTGTATGCCAATTTTAAAGCACTTGTCAGTGTGTGCAACAAGGGTTTCTAATCTTTGGACAACTGCGGCTGCTTTGTCAAAGCTTCCTTCTCTAATTGAACTTCGTTTTCAGAATTGCTTGTGCTGTAATAATACGGGTCATTGTCCTAAATCATCTGCTCAAAGGGCCCAAGATAATAATTGGAGTGGATACTATGTAAGAGCATCGTCAAGACACAGTCTACTGATTAATCAACCTTATTCACACTCAGAAGAGATGTTTCTAGATACATCTGTGATTGAAGATGCAAGTTTAACTGAGAATGCTCACTGGCCAAGAGAAGATATCTCAGAAGATTATGAAGTTGATGCACCGAATGGCTATCAAGAGCTTAGTTTTCCTGAATTTTTGTCCAACGCTCTCAACAACTTCGATCTTTTGAACAACAATGTG CCGGTTCATCCGTGGATACTTTCAACTGAAGATGGAGATTTCTCAGCAAGAAGCTTTTACAGTAGTCAAGCTCAGTCTTTAGATGACTCTGGGAAAAAGAAGTACTTGACTCATCATCCTTCACCAATTTGCTTTGAGAAACATTACAGGGATTACATCATAGCTTCACTTCCTCAGTTGCAAGTTTTAGATAATTTACCTGTAAATGACACCGACAAGGAAAGTGCAAAGTTTAGTTTTTCTAAATGTTTTGAGTACTTACCGTACAGAAGAAGGAAAAAAGAGAGTATCGTTAGCATCTTAAACAAGCGTGAAACTAATAGTAGTGGGACTTATTTGTGTAAGAATAAGCGATCCTCTCTTTATGTGAAGTCTCCTCAATATCATTGTAGATCTCTTGGGGCTGCTAAAGTGGGTGCTTCGGCATGGCCTTTGTTGCATCCTCTTTCAACTTCGGGTTATGTTTTTGGAGATGAAAATAAAAGTTTCCGTCCTCGTCAATTCGAGTACAATCCATCTGACTCAGGCCTAATGGCCTTTGGAACTCTTGACGGTGAAGTTGTTGTTGTGAACCATGAGAATGCTAAGATCTTTAGCTACATACCATGTTTGGGAGCAATGAATAGTGTCCTAGGCCTTTGCTGGCTCAAAAGGTACCCCTCAAAG CTCATTGCTGGGTCTGATAATGGTTCATTGAGATTGTATGATGTCCAACATTGGCAAGCAGCAGTCACAGGAAGAAATTGCAATGCTAGTGGCTTTGCGTTTGATGACTTTGATCAACTTACTTCTGTTCATGTAAACGCAActgatgaattatttattgccAGTGGATATTCAAAGAATGTAGCCTTGTACGACATCAACACTGGAAAACGCTTGAATATGTTCAGTGATATGCATCAACAGCATATTAATGTTGTCAAGTTTTCTAACCATTCTCCATCTGTGTTTGCTACTTCGTCATTTGATCAAGATGTCAAAATGTGGGATCTAAGGCAAGGACCATTTCAGCCTTGCTTTAAAGCGACAAGCAGCCACGGAAATGTGATGGTCTGCTTTTCGCCAGATGATCTTTATCTTCTTGTATCAGCTGTTGACAACGAG GTTAAGCAGCTTTCAGCAATAGATGGAAGGCTCCTGTTAGATTTTGAGATATCTTCAACAGGAAGTTCTCAGAATTACACTCGTTCATATTACATGAATGGAAGGGACTATATTATTAGTGGGAGCTGTGATGAGAACATAGTTCGTATTTGCTGCGCTCAAACAGGTCGAAGACTCCGTGATATATCTTTGGAG GGTAGGGGATCAGGCGCTTCCATGTTTGTGCAGTCCTTGAGAGGTGATCCTTTTAGA GATTTTAATATGAGCATTTTAGCAGCTTATATGCGTCCAAGCTCGAAGTCTGAAATCATCAAG GTGAACTTGTTGGCATCAAATGACAGCAGCTCTGACCCCTCAGAAGATGAGACTTATCTTCCATCCTTTGGTATGGGAGGCTGA
- the LOC110794125 gene encoding protein DWD HYPERSENSITIVE TO UV-B 1 isoform X1 has protein sequence MDCVILKQRYIDACKRHGILPNKGICSSLFMGRMKIFQHDPCILEFSLDHLKDCDFLPLFELFMDIDDSLIREVDIHNKTLCVMNGGYVLALLRALNKKLRAVHLNDLSLEKGFLRDLSKRGLTCKELNLRSSHLRQLNVTGSFIQLQTLNLDFNTSLTSLQENCFSCMPILKHLSVCATRVSNLWTTAAALSKLPSLIELRFQNCLCCNNTGHCPKSSAQRAQDNNWSGYYVRASSRHSLLINQPYSHSEEMFLDTSVIEDASLTENAHWPREDISEDYEVDAPNGYQELSFPEFLSNALNNFDLLNNNVPVHPWILSTEDGDFSARSFYSSQAQSLDDSGKKKYLTHHPSPICFEKHYRDYIIASLPQLQVLDNLPVNDTDKESAKFSFSKCFEYLPYRRRKKESIVSILNKRETNSSGTYLCKNKRSSLYVKSPQYHCRSLGAAKVGASAWPLLHPLSTSGYVFGDENKSFRPRQFEYNPSDSGLMAFGTLDGEVVVVNHENAKIFSYIPCLGAMNSVLGLCWLKRYPSKLIAGSDNGSLRLYDVQHWQAAVTGRNCNASGFAFDDFDQLTSVHVNATDELFIASGYSKNVALYDINTGKRLNMFSDMHQQHINVVKFSNHSPSVFATSSFDQDVKMWDLRQGPFQPCFKATSSHGNVMVCFSPDDLYLLVSAVDNEVKQLSAIDGRLLLDFEISSTGSSQNYTRSYYMNGRDYIISGSCDENIVRICCAQTGRRLRDISLEGRGSGASMFVQSLRGDPFRDFNMSILAAYMRPSSKSEIIKVNLLASNDSSSDPSEDETYLPSFGMGG, from the exons ATGGATTGCGTAATCTTAAAACAAAG GTATATTGATGCTTGTAAGAGGCATGGGATTTTACCTAATAAAGGCATTTGTTCATCACTCTTTATG GGTAGGATGAAAATTTTCCAACATGACCCATGTATTCTCGAGTTTTCCTTGGACCATCTGAAGGACTGTGATTTTCTTCCTCTTTTTGAGCTGTTCATGGACATTGATGACTCTCTCATTCGCGAGGTTGACATTCATAATAAAACCCTATGTGTTATGAATGGAGGTTATGTACTGGCTCTGTTGCGTGCATTGAACAAGAAGCTTCGCGCTGTTCATTTGAATGATCTGTCTCTAGAAAAGGGTTTCTTGAG GGATTTGTCTAAAAGGGGTTTGACCTGCAAAGAGCTAAACCTGAGATCTTCGCACCTAAGGCAACTGAACGTTACTGGAAGTTTTATCCAACTACAGACTCTTAATCTTGATTTTAATACTTCATTGACTAGCCTCCAGGAGAATTGTTTTTCCTGTATGCCAATTTTAAAGCACTTGTCAGTGTGTGCAACAAGGGTTTCTAATCTTTGGACAACTGCGGCTGCTTTGTCAAAGCTTCCTTCTCTAATTGAACTTCGTTTTCAGAATTGCTTGTGCTGTAATAATACGGGTCATTGTCCTAAATCATCTGCTCAAAGGGCCCAAGATAATAATTGGAGTGGATACTATGTAAGAGCATCGTCAAGACACAGTCTACTGATTAATCAACCTTATTCACACTCAGAAGAGATGTTTCTAGATACATCTGTGATTGAAGATGCAAGTTTAACTGAGAATGCTCACTGGCCAAGAGAAGATATCTCAGAAGATTATGAAGTTGATGCACCGAATGGCTATCAAGAGCTTAGTTTTCCTGAATTTTTGTCCAACGCTCTCAACAACTTCGATCTTTTGAACAACAATGTG CCGGTTCATCCGTGGATACTTTCAACTGAAGATGGAGATTTCTCAGCAAGAAGCTTTTACAGTAGTCAAGCTCAGTCTTTAGATGACTCTGGGAAAAAGAAGTACTTGACTCATCATCCTTCACCAATTTGCTTTGAGAAACATTACAGGGATTACATCATAGCTTCACTTCCTCAGTTGCAAGTTTTAGATAATTTACCTGTAAATGACACCGACAAGGAAAGTGCAAAGTTTAGTTTTTCTAAATGTTTTGAGTACTTACCGTACAGAAGAAGGAAAAAAGAGAGTATCGTTAGCATCTTAAACAAGCGTGAAACTAATAGTAGTGGGACTTATTTGTGTAAGAATAAGCGATCCTCTCTTTATGTGAAGTCTCCTCAATATCATTGTAGATCTCTTGGGGCTGCTAAAGTGGGTGCTTCGGCATGGCCTTTGTTGCATCCTCTTTCAACTTCGGGTTATGTTTTTGGAGATGAAAATAAAAGTTTCCGTCCTCGTCAATTCGAGTACAATCCATCTGACTCAGGCCTAATGGCCTTTGGAACTCTTGACGGTGAAGTTGTTGTTGTGAACCATGAGAATGCTAAGATCTTTAGCTACATACCATGTTTGGGAGCAATGAATAGTGTCCTAGGCCTTTGCTGGCTCAAAAGGTACCCCTCAAAG CTCATTGCTGGGTCTGATAATGGTTCATTGAGATTGTATGATGTCCAACATTGGCAAGCAGCAGTCACAGGAAGAAATTGCAATGCTAGTGGCTTTGCGTTTGATGACTTTGATCAACTTACTTCTGTTCATGTAAACGCAActgatgaattatttattgccAGTGGATATTCAAAGAATGTAGCCTTGTACGACATCAACACTGGAAAACGCTTGAATATGTTCAGTGATATGCATCAACAGCATATTAATGTTGTCAAGTTTTCTAACCATTCTCCATCTGTGTTTGCTACTTCGTCATTTGATCAAGATGTCAAAATGTGGGATCTAAGGCAAGGACCATTTCAGCCTTGCTTTAAAGCGACAAGCAGCCACGGAAATGTGATGGTCTGCTTTTCGCCAGATGATCTTTATCTTCTTGTATCAGCTGTTGACAACGAG GTTAAGCAGCTTTCAGCAATAGATGGAAGGCTCCTGTTAGATTTTGAGATATCTTCAACAGGAAGTTCTCAGAATTACACTCGTTCATATTACATGAATGGAAGGGACTATATTATTAGTGGGAGCTGTGATGAGAACATAGTTCGTATTTGCTGCGCTCAAACAGGTCGAAGACTCCGTGATATATCTTTGGAG GGTAGGGGATCAGGCGCTTCCATGTTTGTGCAGTCCTTGAGAGGTGATCCTTTTAGA GATTTTAATATGAGCATTTTAGCAGCTTATATGCGTCCAAGCTCGAAGTCTGAAATCATCAAG GTGAACTTGTTGGCATCAAATGACAGCAGCTCTGACCCCTCAGAAGATGAGACTTATCTTCCATCCTTTGGTATGGGAGGCTGA